One Nitrospira defluvii genomic window carries:
- a CDS encoding phosphopantetheine-binding protein, translating to ELGGDSITSLQVLAKAHREGLTLTPKQLFEHPTVASAAAVAVIGSVDAGPPSADEQDPGRVVDVELSDEEMENLLKEIG from the coding sequence GAACTCGGCGGGGATTCGATCACGAGTCTGCAAGTTCTGGCCAAGGCCCATCGAGAAGGCCTCACGCTGACCCCGAAGCAGCTCTTCGAGCACCCGACCGTCGCGTCGGCGGCTGCGGTCGCGGTGATCGGGAGCGTTGATGCAGGCCCGCCCTCGGCAGACGAGCAGGATCCGGGACGGGTGGTGGATGTGGAACTGAGCGACGAGGAGATGGAGAACCTGTTGAAGGAGATTGGATAG